In a single window of the Sphingosinicella microcystinivorans genome:
- the trbJ gene encoding P-type conjugative transfer protein TrbJ has product MPVLSTRHHLLAFAIGMSTVTLPPALMLISKPAMAIPVFDGTNYAQNLLIAARTLQQVNNQIQSLQNEAKMLVGLARNLSSFDFPELAALKSRLDAIDRLMSEARAISYRIEEAEAAMRTLFPDALPDGGIADRLRRAEARMAASRTAFRDTVRLQAEIVASVREDARTLGEIAARSNAAEGSLQAAQATNQLLILAAKQALQMQQMTAAQYRSDTLARARDDQAAAEARAATQRFLGDGKAYTPR; this is encoded by the coding sequence ATGCCCGTCCTGAGCACCCGGCATCATCTGCTAGCATTCGCCATCGGGATGAGCACTGTCACGCTTCCGCCCGCGCTCATGCTGATTTCGAAACCGGCGATGGCCATTCCCGTGTTCGACGGCACCAATTACGCGCAGAACCTGCTGATCGCGGCGCGCACGCTGCAGCAGGTGAACAACCAGATCCAGTCGCTGCAGAACGAGGCGAAGATGCTCGTCGGCCTCGCCCGCAATCTTTCGTCCTTCGACTTTCCCGAGCTCGCTGCGCTCAAATCGCGCCTCGACGCGATCGACCGCCTGATGTCCGAGGCCCGCGCGATCAGCTACCGCATCGAGGAGGCCGAGGCCGCCATGCGCACCCTTTTTCCCGATGCCTTGCCCGACGGCGGCATCGCCGATCGGTTGCGCCGCGCCGAAGCCCGCATGGCGGCAAGCCGCACGGCATTCCGCGACACCGTCCGGCTTCAGGCCGAAATCGTCGCATCGGTCCGCGAGGATGCCCGCACGCTCGGCGAGATCGCCGCGCGCAGCAATGCTGCCGAAGGCAGTCTTCAGGCTGCGCAGGCCACCAACCAGCTCCTGATCCTCGCCGCGAAACAGGCGCTGCAGATGCAGCAGATGACGGCCGCGCAATACCGCAGCGACACGCTCGCGCGCGCACGCGACGACCAGGCCGCAGCGGAAGCCCGCGCCGCGACGCAGCGCTTCCTCGGCGACGGCAAGGCCTACACGCCGCGCTGA
- the trbL gene encoding P-type conjugative transfer protein TrbL, translated as MDDLNVIDRFLETFILYIDSGFGLLGGDVAFLTRVLIGIDITLAGLFWALGGENDVIAKLLRKILYVGAFAFILGNFDTLAAIIFESFAGLGLTAGGGSISAADLLRPGRLAGTGFEAAAPLLDQVSDLLGFASFFDNFLQIAVLMLAWAIVLAAFFILAVQMFVIILEFKLTALAGFVLVPFALWNRTAFLAERVLGNVVASGIKVMVLGTIVGIGTGIFAEFTSAFAGREPTIEDAMSLVLASLALFGLGIFGPGIAAGLVSGGPQLGAGAAIGTVAGAAGGAVLAGGALAGTARATAAGTLGAVRAGTSIGAAAHTAYALGRETAENPTIGAGLKTVAGAAANALGHRAANAAGLGTAVSEGRLAAWHALTGGGNTSAASPEPAPRWAQALRAEQTQRHRRHIAIQALHDGDRAGGSLVPDIRERDD; from the coding sequence ATGGACGATCTCAATGTCATCGACCGGTTCCTGGAAACCTTCATCCTCTACATCGACAGCGGATTCGGGCTCCTTGGCGGCGACGTCGCGTTCCTGACGCGCGTCCTCATCGGCATCGACATCACGCTCGCCGGACTGTTCTGGGCGCTCGGCGGCGAGAACGATGTGATCGCGAAGCTTCTGCGCAAGATCCTTTACGTCGGCGCCTTCGCCTTCATCCTCGGCAATTTCGATACGCTCGCCGCCATAATCTTCGAATCCTTCGCCGGTCTCGGCCTCACCGCGGGCGGAGGATCGATCAGCGCGGCGGACCTGCTCCGCCCCGGCCGCCTCGCCGGCACCGGCTTCGAGGCCGCAGCGCCGCTCCTCGACCAGGTCAGCGACCTCCTCGGCTTTGCCAGCTTCTTCGACAACTTCCTGCAGATCGCCGTGCTCATGCTGGCCTGGGCGATCGTTCTCGCGGCCTTCTTCATTCTCGCCGTCCAGATGTTCGTCATCATCCTCGAGTTCAAACTGACCGCGCTTGCCGGTTTCGTGCTCGTCCCCTTCGCGCTCTGGAACCGCACGGCGTTCCTTGCCGAGCGCGTTCTCGGAAACGTCGTCGCCTCGGGAATCAAGGTGATGGTCCTCGGCACGATCGTCGGCATCGGCACGGGCATCTTCGCCGAATTCACCTCCGCATTCGCCGGACGCGAACCGACGATCGAGGATGCCATGAGCCTCGTGCTTGCAAGCCTCGCGCTCTTCGGGCTCGGCATCTTCGGACCCGGCATCGCCGCCGGTCTCGTATCAGGTGGTCCGCAGCTTGGCGCCGGCGCCGCGATCGGCACGGTCGCAGGCGCGGCAGGCGGCGCTGTCCTCGCCGGCGGCGCGCTCGCCGGAACGGCGCGTGCGACAGCAGCCGGAACGCTCGGCGCCGTCCGCGCGGGAACGTCGATCGGTGCCGCCGCCCATACCGCTTATGCGCTCGGCCGCGAAACCGCAGAGAACCCCACGATAGGCGCCGGGCTCAAAACCGTGGCCGGCGCCGCCGCAAATGCGCTCGGGCACCGCGCAGCGAACGCCGCCGGACTCGGCACCGCCGTCTCCGAAGGCCGCCTCGCCGCCTGGCACGCGTTGACCGGCGGCGGAAACACGTCCGCCGCGAGCCCCGAGCCCGCACCGCGCTGGGCGCAGGCACTTCGGGCCGAGCAGACGCAGCGCCACCGGCGGCACATTGCCATCCAGGCACTTCACGACGGCGACCGCGCCGGCGGCAGCCTCGTGCCCGACATCAGGGAAAGGGACGATTGA
- the trbF gene encoding conjugal transfer protein TrbF, with the protein MIFRRAQQRYGRTPEPETPFQRAGQVWDDRIGSARVQAANWRLMAFASLGLAAALGGGLLWQSAQSRVVPYIVEVDRHGMPQAVGPAETARPTDPQIGWALARFITNVRAKSLDPVLMRRSWLEAYGFATGQATTFLHAHARSASPFADLGVRTIAVDVSSVVRASDRAFQIKWRERTYTNGIEDGSERWTAILSITERPPPDIETLRRNPFGIYVDGIDWSREYDASDAARTRTPTATVLDPDPEPHAESDRP; encoded by the coding sequence ATGATCTTTAGGCGCGCCCAGCAGCGCTACGGACGCACACCCGAACCGGAAACCCCGTTCCAGCGGGCCGGGCAGGTCTGGGACGACCGTATCGGTTCAGCCCGCGTGCAGGCGGCGAACTGGCGCCTCATGGCGTTTGCCAGCCTTGGCCTCGCCGCCGCACTCGGCGGCGGGCTCCTCTGGCAATCGGCGCAGAGCCGCGTCGTGCCCTACATCGTCGAGGTCGACAGGCACGGCATGCCGCAAGCGGTAGGACCGGCGGAAACGGCCCGGCCGACCGATCCCCAGATCGGCTGGGCGCTTGCGCGGTTCATCACCAACGTCCGCGCGAAATCGCTCGACCCGGTGCTCATGCGCCGGTCGTGGCTCGAGGCTTACGGCTTCGCAACCGGGCAGGCGACGACGTTCCTTCACGCGCACGCAAGGTCGGCAAGTCCGTTTGCCGATCTCGGCGTGCGGACCATCGCCGTCGATGTGTCGAGCGTGGTCCGCGCGTCCGACCGCGCATTCCAGATCAAGTGGCGCGAACGCACGTACACGAACGGCATCGAAGACGGCTCCGAACGATGGACCGCGATCCTGTCGATCACCGAGCGCCCGCCGCCCGACATCGAGACGCTGCGGCGCAATCCGTTCGGCATCTACGTCGACGGTATCGACTGGAGCCGCGAATACGACGCGAGCGACGCCGCGCGGACGCGCACGCCGACTGCCACCGTGCTCGATCCCGACCCCGAACCTCATGCCGAAAGCGATCGCCCATGA
- the trbG gene encoding P-type conjugative transfer protein TrbG encodes MKHLLPAALLVGAAFPSAAGPSANTETPVFVNAIEVHPWAEGRVYRVRTSPGAITDIALEPGEALIAVASGDTARWIIGDTESGSESTRRTHILVKPVSAGLATNLVITTDRRVYHLQLTSGGPAAIALSWTYPAGTLISLKGKPGTERPQAAETARPAFDVETLCFGYTISGDAAPWRPVRAFDDGQRTYVEFPDTIATREAPPFFITGSDQAPALVNYRMRGRFYIIDRLFEQAELRLGQKKQKIVRITWTRGDRAQVCK; translated from the coding sequence ATGAAACACCTCCTGCCCGCCGCGCTTCTTGTTGGCGCCGCCTTCCCCTCCGCAGCCGGCCCCTCCGCGAACACCGAGACGCCCGTATTCGTGAACGCCATAGAGGTGCATCCCTGGGCCGAAGGACGTGTCTACAGGGTCCGGACGAGCCCCGGCGCGATCACCGACATCGCGCTTGAGCCCGGCGAAGCCCTCATCGCCGTTGCAAGCGGCGACACGGCCCGGTGGATCATCGGCGACACCGAAAGCGGCTCGGAAAGCACGCGGCGCACGCATATTCTCGTGAAGCCCGTGTCGGCGGGCCTCGCCACCAATCTCGTCATCACGACCGACCGGCGGGTCTACCACCTCCAGCTGACGAGCGGCGGGCCCGCCGCGATCGCGCTGTCGTGGACCTACCCCGCAGGCACCCTCATTTCCCTGAAGGGGAAACCCGGGACAGAACGGCCGCAAGCCGCCGAGACAGCCCGTCCGGCATTCGATGTCGAGACGTTATGCTTTGGCTACACGATTTCCGGGGACGCCGCGCCATGGCGACCGGTGCGGGCATTTGACGACGGCCAGCGCACCTATGTCGAATTCCCTGACACGATCGCGACGCGGGAAGCGCCGCCGTTCTTCATCACGGGATCGGACCAGGCACCCGCACTCGTCAATTACCGGATGCGCGGCCGCTTCTACATCATCGACCGGCTGTTCGAGCAGGCCGAGCTGCGGCTCGGCCAGAAGAAGCAGAAAATCGTCAGGATCACCTGGACGCGCGGCGACCGCGCGCAGGTCTGCAAATGA
- a CDS encoding TrbI/VirB10 family protein: protein MTAPVPRSDPTKQDPETFVLRAKPEPVVRFRKRLIIGVAAMVLVLLAAISWFALSSGERGLPADEAEKPAPRLPGLPDAVSGLPERYDEVPKLGPPLPGDLGRPILKRQREIVSENTAATEVTIPDAAGDARTRAANAPILVRLSGTNARTAGHIAEASNQTPPTETRRPPTPSPYLLSAGSVIAASLITGLNSDLPGLVTAQVTENVFDSPTGRILLVPQGARLLGRYESNTAFGQSRAQVVWQRLVFPDGHGLDLDQSPATDAGGYAGISDRVDRHSGEVVKAVIMSTILGIGSELAIAGNNELADALRSAVQSSGSRAGDQIVSRGLELRPTIIVRPGTPIRLLVHQDLVIEPSERRNSE from the coding sequence ATGACGGCGCCCGTCCCCCGGTCCGATCCCACCAAGCAGGATCCCGAAACCTTCGTACTGCGCGCAAAGCCGGAGCCCGTCGTGCGCTTTCGAAAAAGACTCATCATCGGGGTCGCAGCTATGGTGCTCGTGCTCCTCGCAGCCATCAGCTGGTTCGCACTGTCTTCAGGAGAGCGTGGCTTGCCTGCTGACGAAGCTGAAAAGCCGGCGCCGCGCCTCCCGGGATTGCCCGACGCCGTATCCGGCCTTCCCGAGCGATACGACGAGGTCCCGAAACTTGGGCCGCCACTCCCCGGCGACCTTGGCCGTCCAATCCTCAAACGACAGCGCGAAATCGTCTCAGAGAATACCGCGGCGACAGAGGTCACGATACCGGATGCTGCAGGCGACGCGCGAACGCGGGCGGCAAATGCCCCCATCCTGGTTCGCCTGTCGGGAACGAACGCGCGCACCGCCGGTCATATTGCAGAAGCCTCGAACCAGACGCCGCCAACAGAAACACGCCGACCTCCGACACCCTCCCCCTATCTTCTCTCTGCCGGGAGCGTCATCGCGGCGAGCCTCATCACTGGGCTCAACTCTGATCTCCCCGGTCTTGTCACCGCGCAGGTCACCGAGAATGTGTTCGACAGTCCGACAGGACGCATTCTTCTTGTTCCGCAGGGCGCGCGGCTCCTCGGCCGCTACGAAAGCAATACCGCGTTCGGCCAATCGCGCGCGCAAGTCGTCTGGCAGCGGCTTGTTTTTCCCGACGGCCACGGGCTCGACCTGGATCAGTCCCCTGCGACGGATGCCGGCGGCTATGCCGGTATCAGCGACCGTGTCGACAGGCACAGCGGCGAAGTCGTGAAAGCGGTCATCATGTCGACAATCCTTGGCATTGGCTCCGAGCTTGCCATCGCGGGGAACAACGAACTTGCCGATGCCCTCCGTTCGGCGGTCCAGTCGAGCGGAAGCCGGGCCGGGGATCAGATCGTCTCACGCGGACTTGAACTGCGTCCGACCATCATCGTCAGACCTGGCACGCCAATACGTCTCCTCGTCCATCAGGATCTGGTCATCGAACCTTCTGAAAGGAGGAATTCGGAATGA
- a CDS encoding DUF2274 domain-containing protein, giving the protein MSALRLPRLPDRSPVRLTIMLTPELHRHLSVYADLYREQYGEAETITELIPFMLRLFLETDKAFVRARTRMPS; this is encoded by the coding sequence ATGAGCGCACTGCGTCTCCCGCGCTTGCCGGATCGCAGCCCGGTCAGGCTGACGATCATGCTGACGCCTGAACTCCACCGGCATCTCTCTGTGTATGCCGACCTCTACCGCGAGCAGTACGGAGAGGCCGAGACCATTACCGAGCTGATCCCGTTCATGCTTCGGCTGTTTCTCGAGACCGACAAGGCCTTCGTACGCGCCCGGACGAGGATGCCGTCATGA
- a CDS encoding helix-turn-helix transcriptional regulator: MSAPPRADRFLRLPEVLRRCGLSRTTLYRKIDEGTFPRQVTLGLRCIGWRESELDQWAECPSSYRSPEMSDPG, encoded by the coding sequence ATGAGCGCCCCTCCGCGAGCGGATCGTTTCCTCCGGCTACCCGAAGTTCTCAGGCGGTGCGGGCTCTCCCGAACAACGCTTTACCGCAAGATTGATGAGGGCACGTTTCCGCGGCAAGTGACACTTGGCCTGCGCTGCATCGGATGGCGCGAGTCCGAGCTCGACCAATGGGCGGAGTGTCCATCCTCATACCGCAGCCCCGAGATGTCTGACCCCGGTTGA
- a CDS encoding class I adenylate-forming enzyme family protein — MFLLNQIVEGMDVDPGLPAFIDPDGSAISYPEFGRRIRRLASGLTQSEDEFAAIGILALNSRQYLELMLAAAWAGKVAVPLNLRWSPRELAFGIADAGIGTLLVDEATAPLLPELLKLGASIPRIIWLGDGECPAGMVPYETLLADAPLQAAAVTETSMAAVVYTGGTTGQSRGVVHTQASLMASALNWVCMGGVPPASRCLLSLPLFHVGAIGIALAQMLQRATLVMVPAFRTDLVRDAVLRRGADVLAAVPTMIGMLLDDPDFDADVYRDLRAIAYGASPMPTALLQRVMNCFPNARLTQAYGMTEVGLAVGLTDRWHREHDMLAAAGQPGPLYAVRVVNDRGDEVPRGTMGEVAFSGPGIMACYLSQPELTAEVLRDGWLYSGDIGVMDAAGIITLLDRKKDMIVSGAENVYSVEVENALSSHPAVRQCAVIGVPDDRFGERVHAIVALHEDQMVDLDDLRQHCAPLLAGYKHPRSLEVMANLPLSSMGKILKAELRARHWSNSARSVN; from the coding sequence GTGTTTCTTCTCAATCAGATTGTGGAAGGGATGGATGTCGATCCCGGCTTGCCGGCGTTTATCGACCCGGACGGCAGCGCCATTAGCTATCCCGAGTTTGGCCGCCGGATCCGGCGGCTGGCGAGCGGACTGACGCAATCCGAGGACGAATTCGCTGCGATCGGCATTCTCGCGCTCAATTCGCGGCAGTATCTGGAGCTGATGCTTGCAGCGGCTTGGGCGGGCAAGGTCGCGGTGCCTCTGAATTTGCGCTGGTCTCCTCGGGAATTGGCCTTTGGCATTGCGGATGCCGGGATCGGCACTCTTCTTGTCGACGAGGCAACGGCCCCGCTGCTTCCCGAATTGCTAAAACTCGGCGCATCGATCCCACGCATCATCTGGCTTGGTGATGGCGAATGTCCAGCCGGGATGGTGCCATACGAAACGCTGCTTGCCGACGCGCCATTGCAAGCCGCGGCCGTAACCGAGACCAGCATGGCAGCGGTGGTCTACACCGGGGGCACAACCGGACAGTCCCGCGGAGTGGTGCATACTCAGGCATCGCTGATGGCAAGCGCACTCAATTGGGTCTGCATGGGAGGAGTGCCGCCAGCTTCGCGCTGCCTGCTCTCGCTTCCGCTCTTCCATGTTGGCGCGATCGGCATCGCGCTCGCCCAGATGTTGCAGCGCGCGACGCTGGTCATGGTTCCGGCCTTTCGGACAGATCTCGTTCGCGATGCTGTTCTTCGGCGCGGGGCGGATGTTTTGGCAGCCGTTCCGACGATGATCGGTATGTTGCTCGATGATCCGGATTTCGATGCCGACGTTTATCGGGACTTGCGTGCCATCGCGTATGGCGCCTCGCCAATGCCGACGGCGCTGCTGCAAAGAGTGATGAACTGCTTTCCGAATGCACGGCTGACACAGGCCTACGGCATGACCGAGGTCGGCTTGGCGGTTGGGTTGACGGATCGCTGGCATCGCGAACATGATATGCTGGCTGCGGCCGGGCAGCCGGGCCCGCTTTACGCGGTTCGCGTTGTAAACGACCGAGGGGATGAAGTGCCCCGCGGTACCATGGGAGAAGTCGCCTTTTCAGGCCCGGGCATCATGGCGTGTTATCTGAGTCAGCCCGAGCTGACCGCAGAGGTGCTGCGCGACGGCTGGCTGTATTCTGGTGATATCGGTGTCATGGACGCTGCAGGAATTATAACCTTGCTGGACCGTAAGAAGGATATGATCGTCTCCGGTGCAGAGAACGTATATTCGGTGGAAGTTGAGAACGCGCTTTCCAGCCACCCTGCGGTTCGCCAATGTGCGGTTATCGGAGTGCCCGATGACCGGTTCGGTGAGCGGGTGCATGCCATTGTCGCGCTGCATGAAGATCAGATGGTTGATCTTGACGATTTGCGTCAACATTGTGCGCCGCTATTGGCTGGCTATAAGCACCCACGATCACTAGAAGTAATGGCGAATTTGCCACTTTCTTCGATGGGCAAGATACTGAAGGCGGAGCTGCGTGCGCGCCATTGGTCTAACAGTGCGAGGAGTGTCAATTAG
- a CDS encoding serine hydrolase domain-containing protein produces MNIRRRAILAPCFNIVSKGKIMHRRLKLRAASILLATLVAVPAVKAEPVQAVDLMEGFPPKPEAVVTAARWRTPPYNVWAFQNVERIVPTRTLFRGHGPASALPTADKRLIRLYRRAIVQGGFDLPDYIKANHVDAFLVLKGGKIVDEYYGNGQNPETRHIMMSVGKSYLGTVAALLVDEGALDDRRLAGDYVPELRGSAYGDATVRQVMDMLVAVDYSEAMDDPYSDVNQFLYVARLGSPPAGVSVKPGLYDFVRSLKKKGEHGQTYQYVTATSEALAWIVARATGKSWADHLEERIFQKLRPERDAFVIVDAMGTQTGAGGLAFTLRDVGRFAQMLANNGRFNGQQILPERVVAKIRAGGNPQHWHTYPWETGTNSYTSQWYVDTAAKIVRAMGIHGQMIEIDYDNDQVIVIQSSWPSAAPPDPGYWTRHYAFGRAVAAALR; encoded by the coding sequence GTGAACATCAGGCGCCGCGCCATTTTGGCGCCATGCTTCAATATCGTTTCTAAAGGCAAGATCATGCACAGAAGATTGAAGTTGCGAGCCGCCAGTATACTGCTGGCAACCCTGGTTGCAGTGCCAGCTGTCAAAGCCGAACCGGTGCAGGCGGTTGATCTGATGGAGGGTTTCCCGCCAAAGCCGGAAGCCGTGGTCACTGCCGCGCGGTGGCGTACACCGCCCTATAATGTCTGGGCCTTCCAGAACGTCGAACGGATCGTCCCGACACGGACACTGTTTCGGGGGCACGGACCGGCATCGGCTTTACCGACTGCCGACAAGCGCTTGATCCGTCTCTATCGCCGAGCCATTGTGCAGGGCGGCTTCGATCTTCCAGACTACATCAAGGCCAATCACGTGGATGCCTTTCTTGTCCTGAAAGGTGGCAAGATCGTCGACGAGTATTATGGAAACGGTCAGAATCCCGAAACTCGCCACATCATGATGTCGGTCGGCAAATCGTATCTCGGCACCGTCGCGGCACTCCTCGTTGACGAGGGCGCGCTGGACGATCGCCGGCTGGCGGGTGATTATGTGCCTGAACTGCGCGGCAGCGCCTATGGCGACGCAACGGTACGCCAGGTGATGGATATGCTAGTTGCCGTCGACTATTCGGAAGCGATGGATGATCCCTATTCGGACGTCAATCAGTTCCTCTATGTCGCGCGCCTCGGCAGTCCTCCGGCGGGTGTGTCGGTAAAGCCGGGGCTTTATGATTTCGTCCGCTCCCTGAAGAAGAAGGGGGAGCATGGGCAGACCTATCAATATGTGACGGCGACGAGCGAAGCTCTTGCCTGGATCGTCGCGCGCGCAACCGGTAAAAGCTGGGCTGACCATCTGGAAGAGCGTATATTCCAGAAGCTGCGTCCGGAGCGGGACGCGTTCGTGATCGTCGATGCTATGGGCACTCAGACGGGGGCAGGCGGGCTTGCTTTCACTCTGCGCGACGTAGGGCGCTTCGCGCAGATGCTGGCGAACAACGGACGGTTCAACGGCCAGCAGATCCTGCCCGAACGGGTGGTGGCCAAAATCCGGGCGGGTGGAAATCCCCAGCATTGGCACACCTACCCCTGGGAGACCGGCACAAATTCTTATACCAGCCAGTGGTATGTCGACACCGCGGCGAAAATCGTGCGCGCGATGGGAATCCACGGGCAGATGATCGAGATCGATTATGACAACGACCAGGTCATAGTCATTCAGAGCTCATGGCCCAGCGCAGCTCCGCCCGACCCGGGCTACTGGACCCGGCACTATGCATTCGGACGCGCGGTCGCCGCAGCGCTGCGTTGA
- a CDS encoding TonB-dependent receptor gives MRNPAQRRRALLASLAAGTMLISGTAYSGLALAQDANAQDSFADEAAQDIVVTARKREEKLQEAPLAISVMSAAQIENLGASRVSDLAARLPNVAALDQPAGIGGFGFSPYVRGIYTGARSIGFDSGFGVFINGAYGGRNEAANKFLPDLERVEFLPGPQATLFGKNTTIGVINMVTRKPGSTWEGDATIEVGNRGIREYGVRARGPLSDVLGIAISAGRREYGGYYRNVIPVERKMFDPDGRFDGRKGPKFNSTGGAIELVSDLERTTIDFLVDYTRANRHNDIYVGRVEGFDALPIDVRESATMPSQGNEDYGGLLSITQDFDAGALTLVTSHRKFTNDVAFDGDGYALPVQEGPEWATEQTLTSQEIRFAGEVGQLSYIVGGYWQDQSSRSARIADILGLASVRVAGKIKARTFSAFTNLDYKLSDRLSAEVGVRWENERKRLSSFTQNGGALLGVIDIDQDPLSRSVSHVSYTGSVAYSPIDRVHTHLRYSKGYKSGGYNIDFVTAPVLTPLEFGDESADNYEVGLKVQLTDRLFLNSVYYRTDYHDLQQSEYTRVPGQPLPVITTKNSGEARTEGIEVSATYRGERLNVNAALGTANARYTDWLRQTATGFSDETGKKLPAPDFTFNILGDYRLPVGDGNLHFIAEYIYRSRAPQPVTMPSGPILPDDPTSPLRPSYHVDAISVVNLRLRYEISPSWSVTGWVRNVFDERAVIMRQPNDAEGFFEAFGIFPASSIRTQVVGEHQAPRHFGAMLQYRF, from the coding sequence ATGAGAAATCCGGCGCAGAGGCGACGCGCCCTGCTGGCAAGCCTGGCAGCTGGAACGATGTTAATTTCCGGCACGGCTTACAGCGGACTGGCGTTGGCGCAGGACGCGAACGCTCAGGATTCGTTTGCCGACGAAGCGGCGCAGGATATCGTTGTCACGGCGCGCAAACGTGAAGAAAAGCTGCAGGAGGCTCCACTGGCGATCTCCGTTATGAGCGCAGCACAGATTGAAAATCTGGGCGCCAGTCGGGTTTCCGATCTCGCTGCACGATTGCCGAACGTGGCAGCGCTTGACCAGCCGGCCGGCATAGGCGGTTTCGGCTTCAGCCCGTATGTGCGTGGAATTTATACGGGAGCGCGCAGCATCGGGTTCGATTCTGGCTTCGGCGTTTTCATCAATGGAGCCTATGGCGGCCGCAACGAGGCCGCCAACAAGTTCCTGCCCGACCTGGAGCGCGTCGAATTCCTCCCCGGGCCGCAAGCGACGCTATTCGGGAAGAACACCACGATCGGCGTTATAAACATGGTGACCCGCAAGCCCGGTTCGACCTGGGAGGGTGATGCCACTATTGAAGTTGGCAACCGCGGAATCCGTGAATACGGCGTCCGCGCACGCGGCCCGCTGTCAGATGTGCTGGGCATCGCGATCAGCGCCGGACGCCGGGAGTACGGCGGCTATTATCGAAACGTCATACCGGTAGAACGCAAGATGTTCGACCCTGACGGCCGCTTCGATGGACGCAAGGGGCCTAAGTTCAACTCGACTGGCGGCGCGATTGAACTCGTTTCTGATCTTGAGCGCACAACAATCGACTTCCTTGTCGATTATACGCGGGCAAACCGACATAACGACATCTACGTTGGTCGTGTGGAAGGATTCGACGCGTTACCGATCGACGTGCGTGAAAGCGCCACGATGCCTTCGCAGGGGAACGAGGATTACGGCGGTCTGCTTTCGATTACGCAGGACTTTGATGCAGGAGCGCTCACGCTCGTAACCTCCCATCGGAAATTCACCAACGATGTAGCCTTCGATGGGGATGGCTATGCGCTCCCCGTTCAAGAAGGACCCGAATGGGCAACGGAGCAGACGCTTACCAGTCAGGAAATCCGCTTTGCCGGCGAGGTGGGCCAGCTTTCCTATATCGTGGGCGGTTACTGGCAGGATCAGTCTTCACGCTCGGCCCGGATCGCGGATATTCTCGGCCTTGCAAGCGTGCGGGTCGCCGGAAAGATCAAGGCGCGAACGTTTTCAGCGTTCACCAATCTCGACTACAAGCTGAGCGATCGGCTGAGTGCCGAAGTCGGCGTGCGTTGGGAAAATGAACGTAAGCGGCTTTCGTCATTCACGCAAAATGGCGGGGCTTTGTTGGGCGTCATCGATATTGACCAGGATCCGCTGAGCCGCAGCGTCAGCCATGTCAGCTACACCGGATCGGTGGCTTATTCGCCAATAGACCGGGTGCATACGCACCTGCGTTATTCCAAAGGTTATAAATCTGGTGGATACAATATCGATTTCGTGACGGCCCCCGTGCTGACCCCCCTCGAGTTCGGTGATGAAAGTGCCGACAATTATGAAGTGGGGTTGAAAGTTCAGTTAACTGATCGGCTGTTCCTGAATTCCGTTTATTATCGAACCGACTATCACGACCTGCAACAGTCAGAATATACGCGCGTTCCTGGCCAGCCTCTACCGGTCATAACCACGAAGAATTCGGGCGAAGCGCGCACCGAAGGAATAGAAGTCAGTGCGACCTACCGCGGCGAGAGACTCAACGTCAATGCTGCCCTGGGGACTGCCAACGCGCGCTACACAGACTGGCTACGCCAGACGGCCACCGGCTTTTCCGACGAAACAGGAAAGAAGCTACCGGCGCCCGATTTTACGTTCAATATCCTGGGCGACTATCGCCTGCCAGTTGGTGACGGAAACCTCCATTTCATAGCTGAATATATATATCGTTCGCGTGCGCCTCAGCCTGTAACCATGCCGAGCGGCCCGATTCTGCCTGACGACCCGACATCGCCGCTAAGGCCCAGCTATCATGTCGATGCCATTTCTGTCGTGAACCTGCGGCTTCGCTATGAAATCAGTCCGTCGTGGAGCGTGACGGGCTGGGTCCGCAACGTTTTCGACGAGCGGGCCGTCATTATGCGCCAGCCCAATGATGCGGAAGGATTTTTCGAGGCGTTTGGCATCTTCCCTGCCTCCAGCATCCGCACGCAGGTGGTCGGTGAACATCAGGCGCCGCGCCATTTTGGCGCCATGCTTCAATATCGTTTCTAA